GGGCGACGCCGTCGGCCCTGCCCGCCTGATAGCCACCGACTTGGATCAGCTGATCGACAAGCTTCCCGAGGGCATCGAACACCGTGGCCCCGTTTCCTCCGGTGCGGGCCAGGCGCCCACTCCACAGGTCATAATCGTCGTCGACGGCGGGCGGTTGCCGGACACCTCACCGCTGGGTGCTACGGCCGGAGTCAGTGGTGTCACCGTCGTGGACCTGCCGACACAGTGGGGTCGACTCACCTCCACGACGACGCTGCGCCTCATGCTCTATCCTCCCCGGCGCCGCGGCTCCGGTGAAGGCGAGGAGGTGCCCATGGAGATGGTTGTGGTCGGCCAGGATCCCACCCCGATGGTGGCCGATACACTGGACGTGGCCGCCGCTGAGGCCGTGACTCGTCGTCTGGCGGCCAGATTCACCGAGGTCGGGGAGGACTCGGTGGCCGTACCCGTGGGCATCTCCGACGCCAAGCGCTCAGCCGACCTGCTCGACCTACTGGGACTGGGGGATGTGCGCGACGTTGAACCGGAGCGCAGCTGGACGCCGCGTCTGGGTGACGACCGCCTGCGCGTCCCCTTCGGCGTGACCCCGGAGGGGACGCCCGTGATCCTGGATATCAAGGAGTCGGCGCAGGGAGGCATGGGTCCGCATGGTCTGCTGGTGGGTGCGACCGGATCGGGTAAATCGGAGGTGTTGCGCACCCTGGTACTGGCGCTGGCGCTCACGCATTCGCCCGATCAGCTGAACTTCGTGCTGGTGGATTTCAAAGGCGGCGCCACCTTCGCAGGCATGTCCGAGCTGCCGCACGTGTCGGCCATGATCTCTAACCTGGAGAATGAACTTGGGCTGGTGGACCGCATGGAGGAGGCCCTACGCGGGGAGATGAACCGTCGGCAGGAGATCCTCCTCAGGACGGGCAACTATGCCAACGTCTCGGACTATGAGGCCGCGCGCCGAGCGGGTAAGCACAACGGAGACCCCCTGCCCGCGCTATTCGTCATTCTTGACGAGTTCTCCGAGCTGCTGGCCGCCAAGCCCGACTTCATCGAGATCTTCGTCGCCATCGGGCGTCTGGGGCGCTCCATGCAGATCCATCTGCTGCTGTCCTCCCAGCGTTTGGAGGAGGGGCGCCTGCATGGATTGGAGTCGCACCTGTCCTACCGGATTGGGCTGCGCACCTTCTCGGCTTCGGAGTCACGCACCGTTCTGGGCGTCACCGATGCCTACGACCTGCCGCCCTACCCCGGGGTGGGTTATCTCAAGAGCGACACCCGCACCATGACCCGTTTCCGGGCCTCCTACGTGGCCGGGGTGCCGCCGGCGCGGAGCATCGCGCCGGCACGGCAGGCCCCGGTGCAGGAGGCGGCTGCGTCAGCGCGCACCGCCGCTTCGGTGGTGCTGCCCTTCACTGCGGCGGAGATCCCGTTGCCGCCGCAGCCGGAGGTAGAGCCGGAGACGGCGCCGCAGGAGCCGGAGGAGCAGGCACCTGAGATCACCGCCCGGGACGCCGCCTATGCTGATATGTCCACCATGGACATCGCCGTGGAGCGCATGACCGGACACGGCAATCCGGCGCACCGTATTTGGCTGCCGCCACTGGACGTCCCCGAGACCTTCGACTCGCTGATTGATGACCTGGTAGTTGACCCCGAGCTCGGTCTCATCTCGCCGACCTGGCGTGCCCGTGGAGACCTGGTGGTGCCGCTGGGCATCACCGACGTGCCTATGGAGCAGCGGCGCGATCAGTACAGCGTGGACCTGTCTGCAGCGGGAGGCCATGTCGGCGTCGTCGGCGGTCCGCTGTCAGGCAAGTCCACTGCTCTGCGCTCCCTGCTGATGGGCTTGGCACTGACACACACACCCACTGAGGTCCAGTTCTACGTGATCGACCTTGGAGGCGGAACCTTCTCCACCATGATGGATCTGCCCCATATGGCGGGCGTGGGCACCCGGGATGATCCCGACATCATCGCCCGCATCATCGCTGAGATCGAGGCGATGCTGGCAGATCGTGAACGCTACTTCAAGGCCCACCGGATCGACTCCATTCAGACCTACCGGCGTAGTCGTGCGGCCGGGCAGGCCGACGACGGTTACGGAGACGTCTTCCTGGTGATCGACGGATGGTCCGTACTGAAGACGGACTTCGACAGTATTGCCGAGCGTGTCCAGGCGATGATGACACGGGCGCTCGCTTTCGGTGTGCACCTGGTCATTTCCTCGGGGCGGTGGATGGAGATGCGCGCCGCTATCAAGGATGCCCTGGGCACCCGGATCGAGTTGCGTCTGGGTGAGCCCACGGACTCTGAGATCAACCGTGCGGCCGCAAAGTCCGTACCTGCTGGGCGCCCGGGACGGGGATTGGACCCCGCTGGTCGGCATATGCTTCTGGCCCTGCCGCGCCTGGACGGCGAGCATGATCCCGCCACCCTGTCCGAAGGCGTTGGTAACGCCTGCCGTCGCATTGCGGAGTCCTATAAGGGTGTTCCCGGTCCGAAGCTGCGGTTGTTGCCCACCCGTATAGACCTGACCGAGTTGCAGGCGCAAGTGCCCGCGGCTGACGGGCCCGTGATTGGGATCAACGAATCCCGGCTGGAGCCTGTCAGCCTGAACATGCGGCACGAGCCGCATCTGATCGTGCTGGGAGATGCCAAGAAGGGCAAGTCCTCATTCCTGCGCGCGCTCATGGCCGAGCTGACCCGCGGTCGCACTCCCGATGACTTGCGTATCCTGCCCATTGATCCGCGCCGCTCTCTGCTCGGCGACATTCCGCAGGAATTCATGCTCACGTATGTGACCTTGCGCGATCAGGCGGCCAAGGAGGCGACGGACCTGGTGGAGTTCCTGAAACAGCGCCTTCCTGGGCCGGAAGTGACGCCGGAGCAGCTGCGCACGC
This genomic stretch from Actinomyces qiguomingii harbors:
- the eccCa gene encoding type VII secretion protein EccCa — encoded protein: MNANSQAPELSDGIIEVKAPPDAVTPQDATSVLASVLPLTGSMGVMVFMAISNSSNTRMLLMGGGMVVAMLSMVAANIYRQIRQHRSNVTDQRREYLAYLSELRQRVRASADQQRRQAVDQFPAPGALPYFVQHGQRVWERGDGLGDPLMTRVGLGTVELAAELKAEKLDALAKPDPVCLSAMTRFVATHGEVDGLPMAISIAPLSRLEVVGESAMARAHTRALLTHLLVMTPPSRLKVAVLAGEENLSEWEWLKWAPHAWSDSVGDAVGPARLIATDLDQLIDKLPEGIEHRGPVSSGAGQAPTPQVIIVVDGGRLPDTSPLGATAGVSGVTVVDLPTQWGRLTSTTTLRLMLYPPRRRGSGEGEEVPMEMVVVGQDPTPMVADTLDVAAAEAVTRRLAARFTEVGEDSVAVPVGISDAKRSADLLDLLGLGDVRDVEPERSWTPRLGDDRLRVPFGVTPEGTPVILDIKESAQGGMGPHGLLVGATGSGKSEVLRTLVLALALTHSPDQLNFVLVDFKGGATFAGMSELPHVSAMISNLENELGLVDRMEEALRGEMNRRQEILLRTGNYANVSDYEAARRAGKHNGDPLPALFVILDEFSELLAAKPDFIEIFVAIGRLGRSMQIHLLLSSQRLEEGRLHGLESHLSYRIGLRTFSASESRTVLGVTDAYDLPPYPGVGYLKSDTRTMTRFRASYVAGVPPARSIAPARQAPVQEAAASARTAASVVLPFTAAEIPLPPQPEVEPETAPQEPEEQAPEITARDAAYADMSTMDIAVERMTGHGNPAHRIWLPPLDVPETFDSLIDDLVVDPELGLISPTWRARGDLVVPLGITDVPMEQRRDQYSVDLSAAGGHVGVVGGPLSGKSTALRSLLMGLALTHTPTEVQFYVIDLGGGTFSTMMDLPHMAGVGTRDDPDIIARIIAEIEAMLADRERYFKAHRIDSIQTYRRSRAAGQADDGYGDVFLVIDGWSVLKTDFDSIAERVQAMMTRALAFGVHLVISSGRWMEMRAAIKDALGTRIELRLGEPTDSEINRAAAKSVPAGRPGRGLDPAGRHMLLALPRLDGEHDPATLSEGVGNACRRIAESYKGVPGPKLRLLPTRIDLTELQAQVPAADGPVIGINESRLEPVSLNMRHEPHLIVLGDAKKGKSSFLRALMAELTRGRTPDDLRILPIDPRRSLLGDIPQEFMLTYVTLRDQAAKEATDLVEFLKQRLPGPEVTPEQLRTRSWWHGPEVYILVDDYDLLTTGQMNPLLPLQPLLPQGLDVGLHLVLTRRTGGASRALFEPLMQTLIDLSTPGIMLPGNPDEGPLLGRERPKPGPAGRASLITRDATESIQLAWLPPTA